A window from archaeon BMS3Bbin15 encodes these proteins:
- a CDS encoding inosine 5'-monophosphate dehydrogenase codes for MSKVKDYMTSVVITADENATVKQACQMMTEEGVSGLFVTSESGETGVFTDTDLLLLLSRGKPIDTKLKEVMSRDIFYVSLEASLKEAAEFIKKNRVSRLFVSNNSSGEKPEGIISVTDLIRALRDRLNFK; via the coding sequence TTGAGTAAGGTTAAAGATTATATGACTTCTGTAGTTATAACTGCTGATGAAAATGCTACTGTGAAGCAGGCCTGCCAGATGATGACTGAAGAGGGCGTATCAGGACTTTTTGTCACTTCAGAGAGCGGCGAAACAGGGGTTTTTACTGACACTGACCTTCTCCTGCTTCTTAGCAGAGGTAAACCTATTGATACAAAGCTTAAGGAGGTTATGAGCAGAGACATATTCTATGTTTCTCTGGAAGCCAGCCTTAAAGAGGCAGCTGAATTTATAAAGAAAAATAGAGTGAGCAGGCTCTTTGTCTCCAATAACTCATCTGGCGAGAAGCCTGAGGGAATAATAAGTGTGACAGATTTAATCAGGGCACTCAGGGACAGGCTAAACTTTAAGTAG
- a CDS encoding PRC-barrel domain protein → MADKVAGRDLIGRNVVSDRGTIIGMLSDISVETTGGKVTMLIVKPGKDIDVKRFRLSDNGELLIPFKAVKAVKDVLIVNESGIPFS, encoded by the coding sequence ATGGCAGACAAGGTAGCAGGAAGGGATTTAATAGGCAGGAATGTGGTTAGTGACAGAGGTACAATTATAGGAATGCTGTCTGATATTTCAGTAGAAACTACTGGTGGCAAGGTTACAATGCTCATAGTAAAACCTGGGAAGGATATTGACGTAAAGCGCTTCAGACTCAGTGATAATGGCGAGCTTCTTATACCTTTCAAAGCTGTAAAGGCTGTTAAGGATGTACTCATAGTGAATGAAAGCGGTATTCCGTTTTCGTGA
- a CDS encoding radical SAM superfamily protein, with protein sequence MRKTNNNLSTGELSKGCKQCMKGEKLVLFISGICNMECIYCPLSEERRDRNLIWANERAVTNFREVLQEADAMHAGGAGITGGDPLLSLSKTLEYTEALKKEFGTDFHLHLYTAQPVHEQVIKKLYMAGVDEIRFHITDKNRGSIWNTIEAASKVYRSFGVEIPAVPGKAEKIKEIALRINSLGGFLNLNELEFSHTNAEKLLSEGYNLKGEESYAAEGSEEAALEVLNFAEENSLRVHFCTSEFKDSVQLKNRLLRTALRNAKDYEEVIEDGLLLKGVIISMKGSYIELISYLREKFDIPENLITFDEEKGRIETTREIAEALSKIYRSPNLKYYIVEEYPTSNRLETELIPL encoded by the coding sequence ATGAGGAAGACAAATAACAACCTCTCCACAGGCGAACTGAGTAAAGGATGCAAACAGTGCATGAAGGGAGAGAAACTTGTTCTATTTATTTCCGGTATATGCAATATGGAGTGCATCTACTGCCCACTCTCCGAAGAGAGGCGGGACAGAAATCTTATCTGGGCAAATGAGAGAGCAGTTACAAACTTCAGAGAAGTTCTTCAGGAAGCAGATGCCATGCATGCTGGCGGTGCGGGAATTACAGGAGGTGACCCCCTGCTCAGTCTGTCAAAAACACTTGAATACACAGAAGCTCTGAAGAAAGAATTTGGCACAGATTTTCATCTTCATCTTTATACGGCCCAGCCAGTACATGAACAGGTCATCAAAAAGCTGTATATGGCAGGAGTGGACGAGATAAGGTTTCACATAACAGATAAAAACAGAGGTTCAATATGGAATACAATAGAGGCTGCTTCAAAAGTTTACAGGAGTTTCGGTGTGGAGATTCCAGCTGTACCTGGAAAAGCTGAAAAAATTAAGGAGATAGCTCTCAGGATAAACAGCCTTGGAGGTTTTTTGAATCTCAACGAACTGGAGTTCTCTCATACAAACGCAGAGAAACTGCTGTCTGAAGGATACAATCTTAAGGGTGAGGAGAGTTATGCTGCTGAAGGGAGTGAAGAAGCTGCCTTGGAAGTTCTGAATTTTGCCGAGGAAAACTCTCTAAGAGTGCATTTCTGCACATCAGAATTTAAAGATTCAGTCCAGCTGAAGAATAGACTTCTACGTACAGCCCTGCGAAATGCAAAAGATTATGAGGAAGTTATAGAGGACGGACTGCTCCTCAAAGGTGTAATTATCAGTATGAAAGGCAGCTATATTGAGCTAATTTCCTATCTCAGAGAAAAATTTGATATTCCAGAGAATCTTATAACATTCGATGAGGAGAAGGGTAGAATTGAAACCACCCGCGAAATAGCCGAGGCACTTTCAAAGATATATAGAAGCCCTAATCTAAAATATTATATTGTCGAAGAGTACCCTACCAGCAACAGGCTGGAAACAGAACTCATACCTCTGTAA